In one Chroicocephalus ridibundus chromosome Z, bChrRid1.1, whole genome shotgun sequence genomic region, the following are encoded:
- the AGTPBP1 gene encoding cytosolic carboxypeptidase 1 isoform X4, with protein sequence MNKLKTSSEKSVSTSSRTMSLLSQLEKLNLDSVLGEADNARYVTSKILHLVQSQEKTRKEMTSKGSTGIEVILSTLENTKDPQTILNILNILIEVVSVGGGRRASVLVTKGGTQILLQLLLTASKDSPPNEELMVLLHSLLAKIGPKDKKIGMKARINGALNISLNLVKQNLQNHKLILPCLQVLRVYSTNSVNAVSLGKNGVVELMFKIIGPFTKKNTSLMKVALDTLAALLKSKTNARRAVDRGYVQVLLTIYVDWHRHDSRHRYMLIRKGVLQCIKSVTNIKLGRKAFIDANGMKILYNTSQECLAVRTLDPLVNTSSLIMRKCFPKNRLPLPTIKSAFHFQLPVIPASGPVAQLYNLPPDVDDVVDESDDNDDIETESELETENDDDKDQHFKNDDIETDINKLKPRQELGRPIEELKMYEQFFPELSENFQEYDLVSKEPKPFVPDANLSGPIVVPTAGEEHCVEANQTTKGVALKESNPLLTEECNRRPAFLELPKKDSIKDSSLHQQNDQRSLLPSCQCLSQEIVKGLDRISLQNSAKNDQYYGTGCVIKKESKTILTTPAFSKPCEHVSPCGSSLFEGSSVQLGKLCCTGVDSEEEDSRSSSSGEQIMLEVSDVSPVHDCDLYIEMVKNTKSIPEYSEVAYPDYFGHIPPPFKEPILERPYGVQRTKISQDIERLIHQNDIIDRVVYDLDNLSFSIPEEADVLKFNSKFESGNLRKVIQIRKNEYDLILNSDINSNHYHQWFYFEVSGMKTGIGYRFNIINCEKSNSQFNYGMQPLMYSVQEALNSRPCWTRVGTDICYYKNHFSRSSIAAGGQKGKSYYTITFTVTFQHKDDVCYFAYHYPYTYSTLKMHLQKLESMHNPQQIYFRQHVLCETLAGNNCPLVTITAMPESNYYEHICQFRNRPYVFLSARVHPGETNASWVMKGTLEYLMSNNPSAQCLRESYIFKIIPMLNPDGVINGNHRCSLSGEDLNRQWQNPNPDLHPTIYHAKGLLQYLAAIKRLPVVYCDYHGHSRKKNVFMYGCSIKETMWHTNVNAASCDLMEDPGYRALPKILSQTAPAFCMGSCSFVVEKSKESTARVVVWREIGVQRSYTMESTLCGCDQGKYKPLLLYCL encoded by the exons atgaacaaattaaaaacatcatctgaaaaaag CGTTTCTACCAGTTCTCGGACTATGTCTCTGCTGTCACAGCTGGAGAAGTTAAATTTGGACTCTGTATTAGGAGAAGCAGACAATGCCAGATATGTTACCTCAAAGATCCTTCATCTGGTTCAGAGTCAAG AAAAAACCAGGAAGGAGATGACTTCTAAGGGCTCTACTGGAATAGAAGTTATCCTGTCAACCCTAGAG AATACGAAAGATCCTCAGACTATTCTAAATATATTGAATATTCTCATTGAGGTAGTCTCAGTTG GTGGTGGTCGGAGAGCAAGCGTCTTAGTCACTAAAGGAGGGACACAGATCTTATTGCAGCTGCTTTTGACTGCCAGCAAAGACTCTCCACCAAATGAAGAATTAATGGTGCTTCTTCATAGTCTTCTTGCAAAAATTGGTCCAAAAG ACAAAAAGATTGGCATGAAAGCAAGAATTAATGGTGCCCTAAATATATCATTGAATTTAGTGAAGCAGAATTTGCAGAACCACAAGCTAATATTGCCATGTCTTCAGGTATTAAGAGTTTACTCAACTAACT CTGTAAATGCAGTGTCCTTGGGAAAGAATGGAGTAGTAGAATTGATGTTTAAGATCATTGGCCCTTTTACTAAAAAGAACACTAGCCTTATGAA GGTTGCTTTAGACACACTTGCTGCATTGCTAAAATCAA aaacaaaTGCCAGGAGAGCAGTGGACAGAGGATATGTGCAGGTGCTTTTAACGATTTATGTTGATTGGCACCGTCATGATAGTCGACACAGATACATGCTGATACGGAAAGGAGTTTTACAGTGCATTAAAAGCGTTACAAACATCAAATTGGGAAGAAAGGCATTCATTGATGCCAATGGGATGAAAATTCTTTACAACACTTCACAA GAGTGCCTTGCAGTAAGAACTCTTGATCCCCTTGTCAACACATCCAGCCTaataatgagaaaatgttttcctaaaaatCGTCTTCCTTTACCAACTATTAAAAGTGCTTTCCATTTCCAACTCCCAGTTATTCCTGCCAGTGGTCCTGTGGCTCAGCTGTACAATTTGCCTCCCGATG TGGATGATGTAGTAGATGAAAGTGATGATAACGATGATATTGAAACAGAATCAGAACTTGAAACCGAAAATGATGATGACAAGGACCAACATTTTAAG AATGATGATATTGAGACTGATATTAATAAACTGAAACCTAGACAGGAATTGGGAAGACCCATAGAAGAACTGAAAATGTATGAGCAATTTTTCCCAGaactttcagaaaactttcaG gaatatgACTTAGTTTCCAAGGAACCAAAGCCTTTTGTACCTGATGCAAATCTGAGTGGACCTATTGTTGTTCctacagcaggagaggagcacTGTGTTGaagcaaaccaaacaacaaaaggAGTTGCTTTGAAGGAGAGTAATCCTTTATTGACAGAGGAATGCAATAGAAGGCCAGCCTTTCTGGAACTACCAAAGAAAGATAGTATCAAAGACAGTAGTTTACATCAGCAAAATGATCAAAGAAGCCTGCTTCCATCATGCCAGTGTCTAAGCCAAGAAATTGTGAAAGGCTTGGACAGAATCAGTCTGCAGAACAGTGCAAAAAATGATCAGTATTATGGTACAGGGTGTGTaataaagaaggaaagcaaaactaTCCTTACCACACCTGCTTTTAGTAAACCTTGTGAACATGTTTCACCCTGTGGAAGTAGCCTCTTTGAAGGATCATCTGTCCAGCTGGGAAAACTCTGCTGCACTGGAGTGGATTCAGAGGAGGAGGATTCCAGATCTAGTTCATCAGGGGAACAAATCATGCTTGAGGTCTCTGATGTATCACCAGTTCATGACTGTGACCTTTATATTGAAATGGTAAAAAACACAAAGTCTATTCCTGAATACTCAGAAGTGGCCTATCCAGATTATTTTGGCCATATTCCACCCCCATTTAAGGAGCCTATTCTGGAAAGGCCATATGGGGTGCAGAG gacaAAAATCTCTCAAGATATTGAAAGACTGATTCATCAAAATGACATTATAGACAGAGTTGTGTATGACCTTGATAATTTGAG tTTTTCAATACCAGAGGAAGCAGATGTTTTGAAGTTTAATTCCAAATTTGAATCTGGAAACCTGCGCAAAGTTATTCAGATCAGAAA AAATGAGTATGATCTAATACTGAACTCGGATATAAATAGCAATCATTATCATCAATGGTTTtactttgaagtcagtggaatgAAAACTGGCATTGGTTACCGGTTTAACATCATCAACTGTGAAAAGTCAAACAGTCAGTTTAACTACG GTATGCAGCCCCTCATGTATTCTGTTCAAGAAGCATTAAATTCGCGACCATGTTGGACTCGTGTTGGGACAGATATTTGTTACTATAA AAATCACTTTTCAAGAAGTTCAATTGCTGCTGGAGGTCAGAAAGGAAAATCTTATTACACGATTACGTTCACAGTGACTTTCCAACATAAAGATGATGTCTGCTACTTTGCTTACCATTATCCATATACATACTCAACTTTAAAG ATGCACCTTCAGAAGCTGGAATCTATGCACAACCCTCAACAAATATATTTTCGACAACACGTTCTCTGTGAGACCCTGGCTGGCAACAACTGTCCCTTAGTCACTATTACAGCCATGCCAGAGTCCAATTACTATGAACATATCTGTCAGTTCA GGAATCGTCCTTATGTTTTCCTATCTGCTCGAGTACATCCTGGAGAGACTAATGCAAGCTGGGTTATGAAGGGAACACTGGAATACCTTATGAGCAATAATCCAAGTGCCCAATGTTTACGAGAatcttatattttcaaaattattcctATGCTCAATCCAGATGGTGTCATCAATGGAAA CCACCGTTGCTCTTTAAGTGGAGAAGATTTAAACAGACAGTGGCAAAATCCAAATCCAGATCTGCATCCCACTATTTACCATGCTAAAGGGTTACTGCAATATCTGGCTGCTATAAAACGTTTACCTGTG GTTTACTGTGATTATCATGGTCACTCTCGTAAAAAGAATGTATTTATGTATGGCTGCAGCATCAAAGAGACAATGTGGCACACAAATGTTAATGCTGCCTCTTGTGACCTGATGGAAGACCCTGGTTACAGG
- the AGTPBP1 gene encoding cytosolic carboxypeptidase 1 isoform X3 → MNKLKTSSEKSVSTSSRTMSLLSQLEKLNLDSVLGEADNARYVTSKILHLVQSQEKTRKEMTSKGSTGIEVILSTLENTKDPQTILNILNILIEVVSVGGGRRASVLVTKGGTQILLQLLLTASKDSPPNEELMVLLHSLLAKIGPKDKKIGMKARINGALNISLNLVKQNLQNHKLILPCLQVLRVYSTNSVNAVSLGKNGVVELMFKIIGPFTKKNTSLMKVALDTLAALLKSKTNARRAVDRGYVQVLLTIYVDWHRHDSRHRYMLIRKGVLQCIKSVTNIKLGRKAFIDANGMKILYNTSQECLAVRTLDPLVNTSSLIMRKCFPKNRLPLPTIKSAFHFQLPVIPASGPVAQLYNLPPDVDDVVDESDDNDDIETESELETENDDDKDQHFKNDDIETDINKLKPRQELGRPIEELKMYEQFFPELSENFQEYDLVSKEPKPFVPDANLSGPIVVPTAGEEHCVEANQTTKGVALKESNPLLTEECNRRPAFLELPKKDSIKDSSLHQQNDQRSLLPSCQCLSQEIVKGLDRISLQNSAKNDQYYGTGCVIKKESKTILTTPAFSKPCEHVSPCGSSLFEGSSVQLGKLCCTGVDSEEEDSRSSSSGEQIMLEVSDVSPVHDCDLYIEMVKNTKSIPEYSEVAYPDYFGHIPPPFKEPILERPYGVQRTKISQDIERLIHQNDIIDRVVYDLDNLSFSIPEEADVLKFNSKFESGNLRKVIQIRKNEYDLILNSDINSNHYHQWFYFEVSGMKTGIGYRFNIINCEKSNSQFNYGMQPLMYSVQEALNSRPCWTRVGTDICYYKNHFSRSSIAAGGQKGKSYYTITFTVTFQHKDDVCYFAYHYPYTYSTLKMHLQKLESMHNPQQIYFRQHVLCETLAGNNCPLVTITAMPESNYYEHICQFRNRPYVFLSARVHPGETNASWVMKGTLEYLMSNNPSAQCLRESYIFKIIPMLNPDGVINGNHRCSLSGEDLNRQWQNPNPDLHPTIYHAKGLLQYLAAIKRLPVVYCDYHGHSRKKNVFMYGCSIKETMWHTNVNAASCDLMEDPGYRALPKILSQTAPAFCMGSCSFVVEKSKESTARVVVWREIGVQRSYTMESTLCGCDQGKYKPHYICFG, encoded by the exons atgaacaaattaaaaacatcatctgaaaaaag CGTTTCTACCAGTTCTCGGACTATGTCTCTGCTGTCACAGCTGGAGAAGTTAAATTTGGACTCTGTATTAGGAGAAGCAGACAATGCCAGATATGTTACCTCAAAGATCCTTCATCTGGTTCAGAGTCAAG AAAAAACCAGGAAGGAGATGACTTCTAAGGGCTCTACTGGAATAGAAGTTATCCTGTCAACCCTAGAG AATACGAAAGATCCTCAGACTATTCTAAATATATTGAATATTCTCATTGAGGTAGTCTCAGTTG GTGGTGGTCGGAGAGCAAGCGTCTTAGTCACTAAAGGAGGGACACAGATCTTATTGCAGCTGCTTTTGACTGCCAGCAAAGACTCTCCACCAAATGAAGAATTAATGGTGCTTCTTCATAGTCTTCTTGCAAAAATTGGTCCAAAAG ACAAAAAGATTGGCATGAAAGCAAGAATTAATGGTGCCCTAAATATATCATTGAATTTAGTGAAGCAGAATTTGCAGAACCACAAGCTAATATTGCCATGTCTTCAGGTATTAAGAGTTTACTCAACTAACT CTGTAAATGCAGTGTCCTTGGGAAAGAATGGAGTAGTAGAATTGATGTTTAAGATCATTGGCCCTTTTACTAAAAAGAACACTAGCCTTATGAA GGTTGCTTTAGACACACTTGCTGCATTGCTAAAATCAA aaacaaaTGCCAGGAGAGCAGTGGACAGAGGATATGTGCAGGTGCTTTTAACGATTTATGTTGATTGGCACCGTCATGATAGTCGACACAGATACATGCTGATACGGAAAGGAGTTTTACAGTGCATTAAAAGCGTTACAAACATCAAATTGGGAAGAAAGGCATTCATTGATGCCAATGGGATGAAAATTCTTTACAACACTTCACAA GAGTGCCTTGCAGTAAGAACTCTTGATCCCCTTGTCAACACATCCAGCCTaataatgagaaaatgttttcctaaaaatCGTCTTCCTTTACCAACTATTAAAAGTGCTTTCCATTTCCAACTCCCAGTTATTCCTGCCAGTGGTCCTGTGGCTCAGCTGTACAATTTGCCTCCCGATG TGGATGATGTAGTAGATGAAAGTGATGATAACGATGATATTGAAACAGAATCAGAACTTGAAACCGAAAATGATGATGACAAGGACCAACATTTTAAG AATGATGATATTGAGACTGATATTAATAAACTGAAACCTAGACAGGAATTGGGAAGACCCATAGAAGAACTGAAAATGTATGAGCAATTTTTCCCAGaactttcagaaaactttcaG gaatatgACTTAGTTTCCAAGGAACCAAAGCCTTTTGTACCTGATGCAAATCTGAGTGGACCTATTGTTGTTCctacagcaggagaggagcacTGTGTTGaagcaaaccaaacaacaaaaggAGTTGCTTTGAAGGAGAGTAATCCTTTATTGACAGAGGAATGCAATAGAAGGCCAGCCTTTCTGGAACTACCAAAGAAAGATAGTATCAAAGACAGTAGTTTACATCAGCAAAATGATCAAAGAAGCCTGCTTCCATCATGCCAGTGTCTAAGCCAAGAAATTGTGAAAGGCTTGGACAGAATCAGTCTGCAGAACAGTGCAAAAAATGATCAGTATTATGGTACAGGGTGTGTaataaagaaggaaagcaaaactaTCCTTACCACACCTGCTTTTAGTAAACCTTGTGAACATGTTTCACCCTGTGGAAGTAGCCTCTTTGAAGGATCATCTGTCCAGCTGGGAAAACTCTGCTGCACTGGAGTGGATTCAGAGGAGGAGGATTCCAGATCTAGTTCATCAGGGGAACAAATCATGCTTGAGGTCTCTGATGTATCACCAGTTCATGACTGTGACCTTTATATTGAAATGGTAAAAAACACAAAGTCTATTCCTGAATACTCAGAAGTGGCCTATCCAGATTATTTTGGCCATATTCCACCCCCATTTAAGGAGCCTATTCTGGAAAGGCCATATGGGGTGCAGAG gacaAAAATCTCTCAAGATATTGAAAGACTGATTCATCAAAATGACATTATAGACAGAGTTGTGTATGACCTTGATAATTTGAG tTTTTCAATACCAGAGGAAGCAGATGTTTTGAAGTTTAATTCCAAATTTGAATCTGGAAACCTGCGCAAAGTTATTCAGATCAGAAA AAATGAGTATGATCTAATACTGAACTCGGATATAAATAGCAATCATTATCATCAATGGTTTtactttgaagtcagtggaatgAAAACTGGCATTGGTTACCGGTTTAACATCATCAACTGTGAAAAGTCAAACAGTCAGTTTAACTACG GTATGCAGCCCCTCATGTATTCTGTTCAAGAAGCATTAAATTCGCGACCATGTTGGACTCGTGTTGGGACAGATATTTGTTACTATAA AAATCACTTTTCAAGAAGTTCAATTGCTGCTGGAGGTCAGAAAGGAAAATCTTATTACACGATTACGTTCACAGTGACTTTCCAACATAAAGATGATGTCTGCTACTTTGCTTACCATTATCCATATACATACTCAACTTTAAAG ATGCACCTTCAGAAGCTGGAATCTATGCACAACCCTCAACAAATATATTTTCGACAACACGTTCTCTGTGAGACCCTGGCTGGCAACAACTGTCCCTTAGTCACTATTACAGCCATGCCAGAGTCCAATTACTATGAACATATCTGTCAGTTCA GGAATCGTCCTTATGTTTTCCTATCTGCTCGAGTACATCCTGGAGAGACTAATGCAAGCTGGGTTATGAAGGGAACACTGGAATACCTTATGAGCAATAATCCAAGTGCCCAATGTTTACGAGAatcttatattttcaaaattattcctATGCTCAATCCAGATGGTGTCATCAATGGAAA CCACCGTTGCTCTTTAAGTGGAGAAGATTTAAACAGACAGTGGCAAAATCCAAATCCAGATCTGCATCCCACTATTTACCATGCTAAAGGGTTACTGCAATATCTGGCTGCTATAAAACGTTTACCTGTG GTTTACTGTGATTATCATGGTCACTCTCGTAAAAAGAATGTATTTATGTATGGCTGCAGCATCAAAGAGACAATGTGGCACACAAATGTTAATGCTGCCTCTTGTGACCTGATGGAAGACCCTGGTTACAGG
- the AGTPBP1 gene encoding cytosolic carboxypeptidase 1 isoform X2 produces the protein MNKLKTSSEKSVSTSSRTMSLLSQLEKLNLDSVLGEADNARYVTSKILHLVQSQEKTRKEMTSKGSTGIEVILSTLENTKDPQTILNILNILIEVVSVGGGRRASVLVTKGGTQILLQLLLTASKDSPPNEELMVLLHSLLAKIGPKDKKIGMKARINGALNISLNLVKQNLQNHKLILPCLQVLRVYSTNSVNAVSLGKNGVVELMFKIIGPFTKKNTSLMKVALDTLAALLKSKTNARRAVDRGYVQVLLTIYVDWHRHDSRHRYMLIRKGVLQCIKSVTNIKLGRKAFIDANGMKILYNTSQECLAVRTLDPLVNTSSLIMRKCFPKNRLPLPTIKSAFHFQLPVIPASGPVAQLYNLPPDVDDVVDESDDNDDIETESELETENDDDKDQHFKNDDIETDINKLKPRQELGRPIEELKMYEQFFPELSENFQEYDLVSKEPKPFVPDANLSGPIVVPTAGEEHCVEANQTTKGVALKESNPLLTEECNRRPAFLELPKKDSIKDSSLHQQNDQRSLLPSCQCLSQEIVKGLDRISLQNSAKNDQYYGTGCVIKKESKTILTTPAFSKPCEHVSPCGSSLFEGSSVQLGKLCCTGVDSEEEDSRSSSSGEQIMLEVSDVSPVHDCDLYIEMVKNTKSIPEYSEVAYPDYFGHIPPPFKEPILERPYGVQRTKISQDIERLIHQNDIIDRVVYDLDNLSFSIPEEADVLKFNSKFESGNLRKVIQIRKNEYDLILNSDINSNHYHQWFYFEVSGMKTGIGYRFNIINCEKSNSQFNYGMQPLMYSVQEALNSRPCWTRVGTDICYYKNHFSRSSIAAGGQKGKSYYTITFTVTFQHKDDVCYFAYHYPYTYSTLKMHLQKLESMHNPQQIYFRQHVLCETLAGNNCPLVTITAMPESNYYEHICQFRNRPYVFLSARVHPGETNASWVMKGTLEYLMSNNPSAQCLRESYIFKIIPMLNPDGVINGNHRCSLSGEDLNRQWQNPNPDLHPTIYHAKGLLQYLAAIKRLPVVYCDYHGHSRKKNVFMYGCSIKETMWHTNVNAASCDLMEDPGYRALPKILSQTAPAFCMGSCSFVVEKSKESTARVVVWREIGVQRSYTMESTLCGCDQGKYKGLCLPVISVVEPQL, from the exons atgaacaaattaaaaacatcatctgaaaaaag CGTTTCTACCAGTTCTCGGACTATGTCTCTGCTGTCACAGCTGGAGAAGTTAAATTTGGACTCTGTATTAGGAGAAGCAGACAATGCCAGATATGTTACCTCAAAGATCCTTCATCTGGTTCAGAGTCAAG AAAAAACCAGGAAGGAGATGACTTCTAAGGGCTCTACTGGAATAGAAGTTATCCTGTCAACCCTAGAG AATACGAAAGATCCTCAGACTATTCTAAATATATTGAATATTCTCATTGAGGTAGTCTCAGTTG GTGGTGGTCGGAGAGCAAGCGTCTTAGTCACTAAAGGAGGGACACAGATCTTATTGCAGCTGCTTTTGACTGCCAGCAAAGACTCTCCACCAAATGAAGAATTAATGGTGCTTCTTCATAGTCTTCTTGCAAAAATTGGTCCAAAAG ACAAAAAGATTGGCATGAAAGCAAGAATTAATGGTGCCCTAAATATATCATTGAATTTAGTGAAGCAGAATTTGCAGAACCACAAGCTAATATTGCCATGTCTTCAGGTATTAAGAGTTTACTCAACTAACT CTGTAAATGCAGTGTCCTTGGGAAAGAATGGAGTAGTAGAATTGATGTTTAAGATCATTGGCCCTTTTACTAAAAAGAACACTAGCCTTATGAA GGTTGCTTTAGACACACTTGCTGCATTGCTAAAATCAA aaacaaaTGCCAGGAGAGCAGTGGACAGAGGATATGTGCAGGTGCTTTTAACGATTTATGTTGATTGGCACCGTCATGATAGTCGACACAGATACATGCTGATACGGAAAGGAGTTTTACAGTGCATTAAAAGCGTTACAAACATCAAATTGGGAAGAAAGGCATTCATTGATGCCAATGGGATGAAAATTCTTTACAACACTTCACAA GAGTGCCTTGCAGTAAGAACTCTTGATCCCCTTGTCAACACATCCAGCCTaataatgagaaaatgttttcctaaaaatCGTCTTCCTTTACCAACTATTAAAAGTGCTTTCCATTTCCAACTCCCAGTTATTCCTGCCAGTGGTCCTGTGGCTCAGCTGTACAATTTGCCTCCCGATG TGGATGATGTAGTAGATGAAAGTGATGATAACGATGATATTGAAACAGAATCAGAACTTGAAACCGAAAATGATGATGACAAGGACCAACATTTTAAG AATGATGATATTGAGACTGATATTAATAAACTGAAACCTAGACAGGAATTGGGAAGACCCATAGAAGAACTGAAAATGTATGAGCAATTTTTCCCAGaactttcagaaaactttcaG gaatatgACTTAGTTTCCAAGGAACCAAAGCCTTTTGTACCTGATGCAAATCTGAGTGGACCTATTGTTGTTCctacagcaggagaggagcacTGTGTTGaagcaaaccaaacaacaaaaggAGTTGCTTTGAAGGAGAGTAATCCTTTATTGACAGAGGAATGCAATAGAAGGCCAGCCTTTCTGGAACTACCAAAGAAAGATAGTATCAAAGACAGTAGTTTACATCAGCAAAATGATCAAAGAAGCCTGCTTCCATCATGCCAGTGTCTAAGCCAAGAAATTGTGAAAGGCTTGGACAGAATCAGTCTGCAGAACAGTGCAAAAAATGATCAGTATTATGGTACAGGGTGTGTaataaagaaggaaagcaaaactaTCCTTACCACACCTGCTTTTAGTAAACCTTGTGAACATGTTTCACCCTGTGGAAGTAGCCTCTTTGAAGGATCATCTGTCCAGCTGGGAAAACTCTGCTGCACTGGAGTGGATTCAGAGGAGGAGGATTCCAGATCTAGTTCATCAGGGGAACAAATCATGCTTGAGGTCTCTGATGTATCACCAGTTCATGACTGTGACCTTTATATTGAAATGGTAAAAAACACAAAGTCTATTCCTGAATACTCAGAAGTGGCCTATCCAGATTATTTTGGCCATATTCCACCCCCATTTAAGGAGCCTATTCTGGAAAGGCCATATGGGGTGCAGAG gacaAAAATCTCTCAAGATATTGAAAGACTGATTCATCAAAATGACATTATAGACAGAGTTGTGTATGACCTTGATAATTTGAG tTTTTCAATACCAGAGGAAGCAGATGTTTTGAAGTTTAATTCCAAATTTGAATCTGGAAACCTGCGCAAAGTTATTCAGATCAGAAA AAATGAGTATGATCTAATACTGAACTCGGATATAAATAGCAATCATTATCATCAATGGTTTtactttgaagtcagtggaatgAAAACTGGCATTGGTTACCGGTTTAACATCATCAACTGTGAAAAGTCAAACAGTCAGTTTAACTACG GTATGCAGCCCCTCATGTATTCTGTTCAAGAAGCATTAAATTCGCGACCATGTTGGACTCGTGTTGGGACAGATATTTGTTACTATAA AAATCACTTTTCAAGAAGTTCAATTGCTGCTGGAGGTCAGAAAGGAAAATCTTATTACACGATTACGTTCACAGTGACTTTCCAACATAAAGATGATGTCTGCTACTTTGCTTACCATTATCCATATACATACTCAACTTTAAAG ATGCACCTTCAGAAGCTGGAATCTATGCACAACCCTCAACAAATATATTTTCGACAACACGTTCTCTGTGAGACCCTGGCTGGCAACAACTGTCCCTTAGTCACTATTACAGCCATGCCAGAGTCCAATTACTATGAACATATCTGTCAGTTCA GGAATCGTCCTTATGTTTTCCTATCTGCTCGAGTACATCCTGGAGAGACTAATGCAAGCTGGGTTATGAAGGGAACACTGGAATACCTTATGAGCAATAATCCAAGTGCCCAATGTTTACGAGAatcttatattttcaaaattattcctATGCTCAATCCAGATGGTGTCATCAATGGAAA CCACCGTTGCTCTTTAAGTGGAGAAGATTTAAACAGACAGTGGCAAAATCCAAATCCAGATCTGCATCCCACTATTTACCATGCTAAAGGGTTACTGCAATATCTGGCTGCTATAAAACGTTTACCTGTG GTTTACTGTGATTATCATGGTCACTCTCGTAAAAAGAATGTATTTATGTATGGCTGCAGCATCAAAGAGACAATGTGGCACACAAATGTTAATGCTGCCTCTTGTGACCTGATGGAAGACCCTGGTTACAGG